Proteins encoded in a region of the Anopheles ziemanni chromosome 2, idAnoZiCoDA_A2_x.2, whole genome shotgun sequence genome:
- the LOC131294523 gene encoding elongation of very long chain fatty acids protein AAEL008004-like yields MDLYEYYIYQNADQRTKDWFLAGSPFPIAGIIIAYLALVYYIVPWYMRNREAYQLKTFMGFYNLSQVVYCVFLVANLVKAGWRPYYFYRCVETDYSDDPKAVRMVETTWYLMMIKLFELLETVLFVLRKKQNQVTVLHVYHHISTFVIAYIYTKYIGGGMLTFSIVANCIVHIIMYSYYFMSAYDVPIFKFLVAKYKKYITKIQLIQFCLMMANNLLGLNPNCNISRPFLAMYIPNILILTYLFYDFYQKAYTKSKAAKAKQ; encoded by the exons ATGGACCTGTACGAGTACTACATCTACCAAAATGCTG ATCAACGAACTAAAGACTGGTTTCTGGCGGGGTCACCCTTTCCAATCGCTGGCATCATAATCGCTTATCTGGCCCTTGTATACTACATAGTACCATG GTATATGCGGAATCGGGAGGCCTATCAGCTGAAAACGTTCATGGGCTTCTACAACCTGTCCCAGGTTGTGTACTGTGTCTTCCTGGTAGCGAAT CTGGTGAAGGCTGGTTGGCGGCCGTACTACTTCTATCGGTGCGTCGAGACCGACTACTCCGACGACCCGAAGGCGGTGCGCATGGTCGAGACGACCTGGTACCTGATGATGATCAAGCTGTTCGAGTTGCTCGAGACGGTCCTGTTCGTGCTGCGAAAGAAGCAGAATCAGGTCACGGTGCTGCACGTCTATCATCATATCAGCACGTTTGTGATAGCTTACATCTAcaccaagtacatcggag gCGGCATGCTCACCTTCTCCATCGTGGCGAACTGCATCGTCCACATCATTATGTACTCGTACTACTTTATGTCCGCCTACGACGTGCCCATCTTCAAGTTTCTGGTGGCAAAGTACAAAAAGTACATCACCAAAATTCAACTG ATCCAGTTCTGTCTGATGATGGCAAACAACTTGCTTGGCCTCAATCCAAACTGCAACATTTCGCGCCCCTTCCTGGCGATGTACATACCGAATATACTGATCCTGACCTATCTGTTTTACGACTTCTACCAGAAAGCGTACACCAAATCCAAAGCCGCCAAAGCGAAGCAGTAA